The Desulfatitalea tepidiphila genome window below encodes:
- a CDS encoding shikimate kinase produces the protein MKTNITLIGMPGAGKSTVGIILAKNLGMGFIDTDVLIQTRARKTLQQIMDTCGHLGLRAVEEREILDLRVAHHVIATGGSAAYSPAAMDHLGRISTIVFLQAGFDEIKRRIHNFETRGIAKDKNQSFEALFNERQVLYRQYAEVTIDCNRLDQEQAVLQIAAALPSYGF, from the coding sequence CCGGGTGCGGGCAAAAGCACGGTGGGGATCATCCTCGCCAAGAACCTGGGGATGGGATTCATCGATACGGATGTGCTCATTCAAACGCGCGCGCGCAAGACGCTCCAGCAGATCATGGACACCTGCGGCCACCTCGGCCTGCGAGCCGTGGAGGAGCGTGAAATCCTCGACCTGCGGGTAGCGCACCACGTGATCGCCACGGGCGGCAGCGCGGCTTACAGCCCGGCGGCCATGGACCATTTGGGGCGCATATCCACCATCGTCTTTTTGCAGGCGGGTTTCGACGAGATCAAAAGACGAATCCATAACTTTGAAACGCGGGGCATCGCCAAGGACAAGAACCAGTCGTTCGAAGCGTTGTTTAACGAGCGCCAGGTGCTCTATCGGCAATATGCCGAGGTGACCATCGATTGCAATCGCCTGGACCAGGAGCAGGCTGTGCTGCAGATCGCCGCGGCCTTGCCGTCGTATGGGTTTTGA
- a CDS encoding sensor domain-containing diguanylate cyclase, with protein MAHMKQTPSNASLSNDPEALLQRIRDLEERCRKAEDALLALEAHNRLLGDSSPFGIMIVDHDGRVFGANRKMTDILAWPADQDIRQLDTLTYPLLADSGVSSVFQSCIKNKSRMTSDHACLQGTDDCAHLRFHISPIIEPNGGFNGLIVFVEDVTELKMAEESILASERKYRQLFESAPVAMIERDAAELKAYLDGLRSDGIADLGAYFDQHPQELARCFGMIKTVGCNSAFLELMEAQDLREFDTGFASNNSDTEFMRMARAAVLMVADGNVSGEQEETFVSLKGTERSIFSKYLPLAGHEETLSRIIVAVVDITNRKHAEEALRKSEQRFREQAMRDNLTGLYNRRYLYQSLTDLVDRATLNQSVISVIFMDLDNFKSIVDTYGHLNGSRAIKEVGLAIQETLEDPAYAVAYAGDEFVVVLPDFDSNQAVAQARRIRAGIRDRVFLSEHGLDVHIESSFGIATFPNDADDMTNLLAAADKALFEAKGDGKNKIKTVEK; from the coding sequence ATGGCGCATATGAAACAGACACCTTCAAACGCATCGCTCTCGAATGACCCAGAAGCCCTGTTGCAGCGCATCCGGGACCTGGAAGAGAGATGCCGCAAGGCCGAAGATGCATTGCTCGCGCTTGAAGCCCACAACCGGCTGCTCGGCGACAGTTCGCCGTTCGGCATCATGATCGTCGACCACGATGGCCGTGTGTTCGGGGCCAATCGAAAAATGACGGACATACTGGCCTGGCCCGCGGACCAGGACATCCGCCAGCTGGATACCTTGACCTATCCCCTCCTGGCGGACAGCGGCGTGTCCAGCGTCTTTCAGTCCTGCATCAAGAACAAAAGCCGCATGACCAGCGATCATGCCTGTCTGCAGGGCACCGACGATTGCGCTCACTTGCGTTTTCATATCAGCCCGATCATCGAGCCGAACGGCGGGTTCAACGGCCTGATCGTCTTCGTGGAAGACGTCACGGAACTGAAGATGGCCGAAGAGAGCATCCTGGCCAGTGAACGCAAATATCGCCAGCTTTTCGAATCCGCGCCCGTGGCCATGATCGAACGGGATGCCGCCGAACTGAAAGCCTACCTGGATGGACTTCGGTCAGACGGCATTGCCGATCTCGGCGCCTATTTCGACCAGCATCCCCAAGAGTTGGCCCGCTGTTTCGGGATGATCAAGACCGTCGGCTGCAACAGCGCCTTTCTCGAACTGATGGAGGCCCAGGATCTTCGCGAGTTCGACACCGGCTTCGCGTCGAACAACAGCGACACCGAATTCATGCGTATGGCCCGGGCGGCCGTGCTGATGGTCGCCGATGGCAATGTGTCGGGCGAGCAGGAAGAGACCTTCGTTTCCCTGAAGGGAACCGAGCGAAGCATTTTCTCAAAATACCTGCCGCTCGCCGGCCATGAAGAGACATTGTCGCGGATCATCGTCGCCGTCGTCGATATCACCAACCGTAAACACGCCGAGGAGGCGCTGCGCAAAAGCGAACAGCGTTTTCGGGAACAGGCCATGCGCGACAACCTCACCGGCCTGTACAACCGGCGCTATCTCTACCAGTCGTTGACCGACCTGGTCGATCGAGCCACCCTCAACCAGTCGGTCATATCCGTGATCTTCATGGATCTCGATAACTTCAAAAGCATCGTGGATACCTACGGCCATCTCAACGGCAGCCGCGCGATCAAAGAGGTGGGGCTCGCCATACAGGAGACACTGGAAGATCCGGCTTATGCCGTGGCCTATGCCGGCGACGAGTTCGTCGTGGTGCTTCCGGACTTCGATTCCAATCAGGCCGTGGCGCAGGCCCGGCGGATCCGGGCGGGGATCAGGGATCGGGTTTTTCTAAGCGAGCATGGATTGGATGTTCATATCGAATCCAGCTTCGGGATTGCCACATTCCCGAATGATGCCGACGACATGACGAATTTGCTGGCCGCCGCGGACAAGGCCCTGTTCGAAGCCAAAGGCGACGGCAAGAACAAGATCAAGACCGTCGAGAAGTGA
- a CDS encoding C-GCAxxG-C-C family protein — translation MTMERAEILELAFSNAKQYEMRGGGCSQCALSGIFDALGVQNDDIFKAATGLADGVGLTGDGHCGALSGGVLAIGYFFGRDKADFADMKKLVKGNLLSKKLHDRFVEKYGTCRCFDLQTSFYGRFYNLYDPQEMKAAMKAGLLDTCSTLVGEVARMTTEIILDARERDGR, via the coding sequence ATGACAATGGAACGAGCCGAGATTCTGGAGTTGGCGTTCAGCAATGCCAAGCAATACGAAATGCGAGGCGGCGGATGTTCGCAATGTGCCTTGTCGGGTATTTTCGATGCCTTGGGGGTCCAGAACGACGATATTTTCAAGGCGGCCACCGGTTTGGCGGACGGCGTGGGCCTGACCGGCGACGGTCACTGTGGCGCGCTTTCCGGTGGTGTACTGGCCATCGGTTACTTTTTCGGTCGGGATAAAGCAGATTTCGCAGACATGAAAAAGTTGGTGAAGGGCAATCTGCTGTCGAAAAAACTGCATGACCGCTTCGTGGAAAAGTACGGCACCTGCCGGTGTTTTGATCTACAGACGTCGTTTTACGGGCGCTTCTACAACCTGTATGACCCCCAGGAGATGAAGGCGGCAATGAAGGCGGGTTTGCTGGATACCTGTTCGACGCTGGTGGGCGAGGTGGCTCGCATGACCACGGAGATCATTCTCGACGCCCGGGAGAGGGATGGACGCTGA